Proteins encoded by one window of Microaerobacter geothermalis:
- a CDS encoding FadR/GntR family transcriptional regulator — protein sequence MADVIREKKVYHEILLHINQIIIDDNLKPGDKLPSERELSDRLGVGRSSVREALRALELLGLITTRRGEGTFIQHSSTHRLVEILAFYILRDDKSKMDLMEMRKIIEGDAVRLAAHRINEEQISQMEQVLLRGEKRWMETGVIPSEEDYLFHRLIAVSSGNTLLLRIWEPIAQFSKTIREESLSRTGRPEYSLKEHREILEAIKERNENKAYEKMKTHLENSLL from the coding sequence TTGGCTGATGTCATCAGAGAAAAAAAGGTATATCATGAAATATTGCTTCATATCAATCAAATTATCATTGATGACAATTTAAAGCCGGGAGATAAATTACCTTCGGAAAGAGAACTCTCTGACAGATTAGGGGTTGGTCGTTCTTCTGTAAGAGAAGCTCTTCGAGCTCTGGAATTATTGGGACTCATTACAACCAGACGGGGAGAAGGGACTTTTATCCAACACTCCTCTACCCATCGATTAGTGGAAATTTTGGCTTTTTATATTTTACGGGATGACAAATCAAAAATGGATCTGATGGAAATGAGAAAAATCATTGAAGGAGACGCTGTTCGACTGGCTGCCCATAGGATTAATGAAGAACAAATTAGCCAGATGGAACAAGTTCTCCTTCGGGGGGAAAAACGTTGGATGGAAACGGGTGTGATTCCATCAGAGGAAGATTATTTATTTCATCGTCTCATTGCAGTATCAAGTGGAAACACTTTATTATTAAGGATATGGGAACCCATTGCCCAATTTAGTAAAACCATTCGGGAGGAGTCCCTTTCAAGAACTGGAAGGCCCGAGTATTCCTTAAAGGAACACAGGGAGATATTGGAAGCCATTAAAGAAAGAAAT